From one Bacteroides intestinalis DSM 17393 genomic stretch:
- the hydF gene encoding [FeFe] hydrogenase H-cluster maturation GTPase HydF — protein MNQTPNANRLHIALFGRRNSGKSSLVNALTGQDTVIVSPTPGTTTDPVTKAMEIHPLGPCLLIDTPGFDDEGELGEMRVECTLKIIGKTDIALLLCETGDAQEQEWLQRLKERGIPVILLLNKADARPNTTELAEQIKASCGQPPIIISAKDGTGIEAIHRAILEKLPADFGEQTITGNLVAEGDVVVLVMPQDLQAPKGRLILPQVQTIRELLDKKCLIMSCTTDKLKDTLCALANPPKLIITDSQVFHTVYEQKPAESRLTSFSVLFAGYKGDIHYCVESAFAIDRLTEQSRVLIAEACTHAPLTEDIGRVKIPHLLRKRTGEGLQIDIVSGNDFPEDLSPYNLIIHCGACMFNRKYVLSRIEQARMQKVPMTNYGVAIAYISGILDKIEK, from the coding sequence ATGAATCAGACTCCTAATGCAAACCGCCTGCACATCGCCCTCTTCGGACGGCGAAACAGTGGAAAATCCAGCCTTGTCAATGCCTTGACAGGGCAAGATACCGTTATAGTCTCCCCCACTCCCGGCACTACTACTGATCCTGTGACAAAAGCAATGGAAATTCATCCACTCGGTCCGTGTCTGCTTATTGACACTCCGGGCTTCGATGACGAAGGCGAGCTGGGAGAAATGCGCGTAGAATGCACCTTGAAAATAATCGGAAAAACCGATATCGCCCTGTTGCTTTGTGAAACCGGAGACGCACAGGAACAGGAATGGCTTCAACGATTGAAGGAACGAGGCATCCCTGTCATATTGCTTCTGAACAAAGCTGACGCACGCCCCAATACGACAGAGCTGGCAGAACAGATAAAAGCAAGTTGCGGACAGCCTCCCATCATCATCAGTGCCAAAGACGGCACAGGTATCGAAGCCATCCACCGCGCCATTCTGGAAAAGTTACCTGCCGATTTCGGAGAACAAACCATCACCGGGAACCTCGTAGCAGAAGGTGATGTAGTAGTGTTAGTCATGCCCCAGGACCTTCAGGCACCTAAAGGACGACTTATCCTTCCCCAAGTACAGACAATCCGCGAACTTCTGGACAAGAAATGCCTGATCATGAGTTGTACCACAGATAAGCTGAAAGACACATTGTGCGCACTTGCTAATCCCCCCAAATTAATTATCACAGATTCGCAAGTATTCCACACCGTATACGAACAAAAACCGGCTGAAAGCCGGCTCACTTCTTTCTCCGTGCTCTTTGCCGGATACAAGGGAGATATACACTATTGTGTAGAAAGTGCATTCGCCATCGACCGACTAACGGAACAATCCCGCGTATTGATAGCCGAGGCCTGTACCCATGCTCCACTGACAGAAGATATAGGCAGAGTAAAAATCCCCCACCTGCTGCGTAAGCGAACAGGTGAAGGATTGCAGATAGATATTGTCTCCGGAAATGATTTTCCAGAAGATTTATCCCCATACAATTTGATTATCCACTGTGGCGCCTGTATGTTCAATAGAAAGTATGTACTGAGTCGCATTGAACAGGCACGGATGCAAAAAGTTCCCATGACAAATTATGGGGTAGCAATTGCCTACATCAGTGGAATACTAGACAAAATAGAAAAATAA
- the nuoE gene encoding NADH-quinone oxidoreductase subunit NuoE — protein MSDIKLACDVAEQVRAICDKHGNQPGELINILHEAQHLHGYLPEEMQRLIAAKLNVPVSRVYGVVTFYTFFTMTPKGKHPISVCMGTACYVRGSEKLLEEFKRVLGIEVGETTPDGKFSLDCLRCVGACGLAPVVMIGEKVYGRLQAVDVKKVLEELE, from the coding sequence ATGTCAGATATCAAATTAGCCTGTGACGTTGCCGAACAAGTGCGTGCTATTTGTGACAAGCATGGCAACCAGCCGGGCGAACTTATCAATATACTTCATGAAGCGCAGCATCTGCACGGCTATCTGCCGGAAGAGATGCAGCGCCTGATTGCTGCAAAGCTGAATGTTCCGGTGTCGCGTGTGTATGGTGTGGTAACATTCTATACTTTCTTTACGATGACTCCTAAAGGTAAACATCCTATTTCGGTGTGTATGGGAACGGCGTGCTACGTACGTGGTTCGGAGAAATTGCTTGAGGAATTCAAGCGTGTGCTGGGCATCGAAGTCGGAGAAACGACACCGGACGGGAAGTTTTCACTCGATTGTCTGCGTTGCGTAGGAGCGTGTGGACTGGCGCCCGTAGTGATGATTGGAGAGAAGGTGTACGGGAGGCTTCAGGCGGTGGATGTGAAGAAAGTGCTGGAGGAACTGGAGTAG